A region of the Sminthopsis crassicaudata isolate SCR6 chromosome 6, ASM4859323v1, whole genome shotgun sequence genome:
ataagaaatcaaaccattctgcaattgataaatggtcaaaggatatgaacagaccattctcagataatgaaattgaaactatatccactcatatgaaagtgttccaaatcactactgatcagaaaaatacaaattgacAACTTTGAgctatcactacacacctgtcagattggctaagattacaggaacaaataatgatgaatgttggaggggatgtgggaaaactgggacactaatacattgttggtggagttgtgaaagaatccggccattctgcagagcaatttggaactatgccccaaaagttatcaaactgtgcatactctttgccccagcagtgctactactggacttatatcccaaagaaatactaaagaggggaaagggacctgtatgtgccaaaatgtttgtagcacctcttttcgtagtggctagaaactggaagatgaatggatgtccatcaattggagaatggttgggtaaattatggtatatgaaggttatggaatattattgctctgtaagaaatgaccagcaggaggaatacagagaggcttggagagacttacatcaactgatgctgagtgaaattagcagaactaggagattatacacttcagcaatgatactgtatgaggatgtattctgatggaagtggatatcttcaacagaaagaagatccaactcacttccagttgatcaatgatggacagaaacacctacacccagagaaggaacactgggaattgaatgtaaaatattagcactactgtctatctacccaggttacttataccttcggaatccaatacttaacgtgcaacaagaaaatggtatttacacacatatattgtatctaggttatactgtaacacatgtaaaatgtatgggattgcctgtcatctaggggagggagtagagggagggaggggaaaatttggaaaaatgaatacaagggataatgttataaaaaaattactcatgcatatatactgtcaaaaattataattacaaaattaattttaaaaagaaagaaaaaaaaaaaaaggaatctccCTTGCCTTTGGGCTCCTGCTCCCAGAATGACCTGTAGCTACTGGGGATATAGGAATTGGGTCACTTGATCATAAAAATGAAGCATCAAAGTggtcttttaaaatgtttgctttCCCAAATATAGCTAATGTCCAAGTCATATGGGTAGCGGGTGAGAAGTAGGGCTTAAACAATCTTCCTTTTCTGCCTGGCCAGGACTCTAGCTCACCGACAAAACCATATTTCTGAATTATTAGACAAAAGGGACTGAAGGAAGTCTAGGGAGCAAAAGGCAACGTGAtgacacattggatagagcactaaactgggaggaagaaggagaaagacctaagttcaaatcctatttcagacaTTAACAAAATGTATGAATCCAGGCATGTCATTTGGTCTCTGCCTGttttagtttccccatctataaaatagagataatactaGTATTTATCTCCCAaagtagttgtgaggatcaatgacgatatttgtaaagctctgaaaaccttaaagagctatataaatgccattGCTATTAAAGGGCAGTTAgggggcatagtggatagagaaccagatctggagtcaggaaaaccctgTGCGACTCTGAGTTACTTgatcactcagtttcctcatatgtaaaatgagctggagaaggaaatgatcaaactaccccagtatctcagtcaagaaaaccccaaagtggggtcataaagagttggactcGACAAGAACACCAAACAAAATCATTACAATTAAAATAAGCTTTAACATAACATATGTCTGGTTTACATGGATGCCAATAAAACAGTGATCTGGGACCCAACCACACGAAGGAGGGACTCCTATGGGGCCAAACAGGCTAGAAGACGGCAAGAAAGTAATGAAGGCACAGCTGGTTTCTGTTATCTCCACTGAGGATCTGGACAATTACTCTCCCCCCAACTCAAACTATTAGCTCCAACTCCTTAAGGTGACAAGGCTTTAGGATTAGTGGAGGGGAGGGAAGTCTTAACAGGGTATGGAATGGAGATGGACCactttttaattccaaattctggaGCCCCGAGTTCAGAGCATTATGAGCAAGAAGGACTGTTCCCTTGGCTCTTTAGGAGGTCTTGACTCTTTGGTGGGAAGGAAATATAATCCCCTAGAGTTCCTGTCTTCAACTTGACCCCCTAATAGTCTGGTTCTTTCTTGGGGGTTCCTTTAGAGTCAAAAGTGTAACAGACCTGAAAGAGACGGGAGCACTCTGATCCTCAGTCTCCTGGCCTGTCCTCACGCATACTGTTGTTTTACTTTGAGaaacattttcttcctctctgtcctttctctattttttcccctaaggatATTGCTCAAGGACTGCAGGGATCAGGGATAAATCCCTGCAGCTGGGCCATCATTCTCACCAACCTTAAGCcctctacatttttttcttcttgatgtcAGCATCTTCTAACTCTATCATCAATCACATGTGATCAAGGCAAACCCTACATGTATTTTGGCATGAgacttctccctcctctcccttctggATCTCTATCGTATGCTCCCTTCCCAGCTCTAGCTTTCTCCTTGGTCACCGTTCGTTATTGAATCCTATCACCTCCTCCAAAACTAATAGAGGTCTACTACTCCAAGAACCTGAGTTCCTCTCGGGGCATCAACACCATCATGCACCGTCCTGGGCCTATTTGTCTGACATGAGTAGCTCATCCTTGGACTACTTTCCTTATTCAACTCACTACTAGAGACAGAGACCAAACAGACTTGATTCACTACAGATAAATGCTGCCTTACCTGAATATTGAAACTGGGTTGCTGAATTCACAATGCTATTTTCACTTGGTCCATAATTGTTTAGAATATTACCTTAGTCTATACAGCTAAGTTTTCCTCTCCTGAGATTCTCTCTCACTAGTTTACTATGAGCTGGGATTTTAAGGGATACTGACATACTTGAATTAactttgaattttcttcagaGGCCACTTCAAGCATCACCTCTTTCAGGAGACCTTTTCTGATGCCCTCAGCTCCTCCTATCTCCCTGtgaaatcattttgtatttgttctgtAACTTGTATGTTCTCTATGTATACGTGTTTCATCTTTGGAAAGACTCTAAGCTCCCGGAAAGGACAGAGATgggtttatttttgtctttgcaacttagcagtgcctggcacatgcttCCCTTCATGGTCACATAACTCACATTTGCATAACAATTGTAAAGTTGCATTGTATCTAAGAAATCTTTGGAGGTTCACTGTACTGAGGGGAGGTGGATACAGTTACTCATCCCAGACAAGGAAACAGACGGAGAGGGATCAAATGACTTGTTTAGGACCAGGGAGCTACTTAACAGGCAGGACTAGAACCCAAGGATCCTTTGCCCCAAGCCCAGTCCTACATGTTGTGCCATCCAGATGCCTTTAATTCCAATTCTACCCCATACAAATACCAACCACAGTAGAAAGGACTTCCTTATATCCAGCTTGGTCCCCAGTGCCTTGATCCCTCTTGGAAATGTTCTAGATTCCTCACTGCCTTTCCACCCCCTCTCAAGCCACTATTCCAATCTAGTGCCCTCcatctagatcagggcttctcagttttttcctctctttacaACTTAGCAGTGCGTGACACAGTCAGCACTtacatgtttcattttctttctcatttccttttccactcaCAACCTCTCTTTGCCCCCAAATTGTTCTAGAACCCTGAGTATGCAGTTGTATAAAATAGTATACATACTGTTTTATCATAATTTCAGACCCTCACATTTAGGTAGGAGACCCATAGGGGGTTGAGGACCCcgatttaagaagctgggatctagCTCAGTGAAATGAGGGGTTATCATCAGCACCTATTCCGTCCCTAGAGAGGGGCTCCAGAGTGGGCCAGTGTGAGGGGCCCTGGACAGATTGTGTGCAGCCGCCTTACATAAGCCTTTGAAGGCCACTCTTCTCTAAACTCTTCAGGGACGCCCCAGATCCTTGGGACAGCCCCTGGTGGAGCAGTCCGGGCTCTGCAGCACTGGGACCgaccccggggggggggggagagggggggagggttGGGGCCTCCTACTGTTCTCCACAAATCTAGTCCTCGTCCAGGGCCCCGAGAAATTGGATCGTGGTATGTGCTCCCCCAGGACGGGGTTCGGGGCCTCCCGGGCCGGGTCGCAGGTCCCCGGGAAGCCCGCCCAGACCCAGGGAAGGGGATCCAAGTCGGGGAGGGGGCCGGGGTCGCAGAGCCCAGGGCCGTGAGGCTCTCTACCTCATCTCCATAGTCCTCAGGCCCAAACTCCCGGCAGAACCTGGGGTCGGCATCCCAAGGCGGGGGCTGCTCCTGGATGGGGCAAGCTGCGGGAGACAAGGCCAGGCAATCAGGAGCCCCGCCCCCACCGTTCCCAGACCCTTGCCCCCGCCCCATGGCCCGACCCCCTCTCCCCTACcgtcccctcctcctccccccttcattctctcctctcttgGCCCCGCCCCCATCGATCGGAAGCGGAAACGGGAGGTAAATAATTCGGGAGCTAGCGAGAACCGCGCAAGGGAAGGTAGCTCCTACGTGACAGTCTAAGGGGAAAGGGAAGTcagccccccacccccatctggACTTTCCCTCTTCACCCTCCATCTTTACACCCCCTCACCCAGATGCAAGCGCCCGTCGCTCTTTCGAACTGGCGCCATCTCCCGCCTTCAGTGCCCCGGAAGCAGAACAAGGGAATCACTCGCCTCCAAAGCCCAGGCCAAGACTGGGCGGGGCGAGGCTAGACTAAGCGCTCAGTCCTTGGACACGCAGGCGCGAGCGCAGGCTCAGCTAGAGTCATGGGCGTCAAAGGCCGCCTGCTGTGGCGCACCTGGGGCGGCCATCTTGGATGGAGGCTGAGAAGTCCTGAGCGAGGCACGTGACGAGGACCACTTTTGTGATAAGAGAGCAGAGGCTTAGGTCACAACATAGCGGTGCGGCCATGTTTGTTGAGGGCAAGAAGGAGCCCGTAGAACGCCTAGTGGCCATATTTGTTCTTGGCAGAGGGAATTCCCGGGGAAGGGAGACCGTGCAGCGGAGATCGGCGCCGACCCTAGTTACGTGATGACTGACCGTTAGTTTCCCATGTCACGTGACCCTCTTTAATCAACTTCCGGGAGCGTTGGGGCCACAGTCGCTGTAAAGAAGGGTCGGGGGCCAGCCCCTACCCCAGTGGGTTTGAGGTGGTCACTCGGGGTCCTCTCTCCCGAAAGTATGGCGGGGTGGGCGGTGGGGTCGCCGTGCGTGCGGTAGGGTCTTTGACAGGTGTGGGCCTATCTCGGGCTGGGTGGATCCTAGGCCAGCGGCCACTCTGCCCTCGCTCCAGCCTCCCTGACCCTGCCCTGCCCTCGCCGCGGCCATGTCACGGACGTCCAGGTCTGGGGGGTTTTTGCCCCCGCTGTGGCCCGCGGCCCCGGGGGAGCCAGGTGAGAAGGTCGCTGGGCGCGGTGGGGGGGAGGAGTCTGTACGCTCGGCCTTTGGGGCGGAGCGTGGTGGTCCGGCCCTGGGTCAGGCTGGTGCGCCGGCTGCGTTTCAGGTGGCGTTTGGCAGGACAGCAAATTCGAGCCGGGAGCGCTGTGGCCGCCCCGAAGTCAGCCGTGGTGGACGCGGGCGCTTAAGGGGCAGGACGGGGCGGTCCGGGAAGGAGAAGAGGCGGACTGCTCCGGCAGGGGTGCAAGACGGTCTTCGTTCTCCGGTCCCGGCTTGCCCGTGGCCCTGCAGCGGCTCCGGGCGGTGCTGCTGCGGCTGCAGAGAGAGCGTGAGGAGCTGCTGGTGGCCCGGGACTGCGCCCGCTCTCTGCAGACCGTGCTGGGCTTCCTGCGGGCCCCCCGGCCCCTGGCAGCCCTGGCCCCGCTCTGCTGGGAGCTCTTTCCTCACAGCGCCCACGGCCCCTCCCTGCGCCTGCGGGCCCACGGGGACCCCCAGCTGCGGCCTCTGGCCCGGCCCCTGGCTCTGGCCGTGATGAGACTGGACATGGCCGTGGAAGAACAGCTGAAGAGCCTGGGCCAGgcttcccccagcccctccctgGTGCCCCAGATCAGCGAGCTGCTCCAGCTTCTCCCCGTCTACCACCAGATGCTGGCCGTGGCGGGCATCCCCAGAGCAGCGCAGCCCTTCCCACCCGGCCGGGTGCTCAATCTGTTGGCCAGGGAACGGGGCCGACAAGGAGCAGAGAGGCTTTGGGTGGCCCTGCAGGAAGCCGAGCTGCGCCCCCAGCTGCACACGCTCTGCCGGGAAGAGCGGGAACTGCTCCCCGGATTGTTAGGCCTGCTGGGAGACACAGGGGCCCCGGGGAGTGGTTCTCGGGGCTTGGGAGGGTCCCGGCAGCTGTGGGGCCAGTACTGGAGTCTCTTCTGGGTAGCCTGTGCCCAGAACCTTGGTGGGAGACTGGGCCCTTGGGAAGACACTCAGAAGGCTGTGCAGGAGCTGCGACAGGCACTGAATCAGGGTAAGTGACAGGGAGCCCTATTGTGTAAAAGCTTTGGAGAGAAGAGCTGTGGTTCTTGCCCATATGGAATCTAAATGTGAAGGGCACAAAACTATACTATCTGCATGTATGTACTGGGTACGTGTGAAAATTCCTCAGGTAAAAAAGATGCTATaagtggaaaaagcttaagaagttCTGCTTTAACCTTTTCCCTAGCTTCCTGTCCTTGGGAGTGCCTGAGGGGGTTGAGTGACCactcttctctcctctcattctcaAGAGGGCCACAATCCCCTTCTCTTTGATCTCATTATCTGAGGGAGGttatgctgggggggggggggaagatggaTCTTGTGCTTAGGTGATATATGAGACCTGGGTCTGGATAGCCACCTCCATTCCCTTCCTACAGCATCCTTGCCACAGGAATGTGAGAAGGAACTGACTTCCCTATGCCACTATCTGCTTCGACAGACACTGACTTGGACATGGGACCAAGGTGAGGGGGGGAGATGTTATTGAGCTCTTAAGGCAATGAAATCATCCATATTCCCACACTGGTCCTTGCTCCCTCTATCCTAGGCTTCTGCCGAGCCTTGGGATCTGTTTGTGGAGACCGTGGGATCGTGTCCATGGCCTGGGATGGCAGTCCCTGCATGCATACCACTGGTCTCTTCCGACAGCTCTTtcctcttctcatctctgcccTTGGAGAACCAGGATCTGCTTCCTGCCAGTTTCCAGGTGATGGCAGGGCTTTGGGGGTGATGGGATACCAGGCCTTTCCCCTTAAGTTCTGTTTTTAGGATTGCTTCTCTGACACTTTGTCTCTTTCATCCTCTACCCCCAGGGCCAGGACCACCACCCCTAGTCCTCGGGCTTTGCACTCTTCAGGCCACCACCCTCTGGCTCCTCAGCAAATGTCAGCAGTATCTGGCCTCCTGGGCCCCTGGGCCCCTTCTGCTGCTGACTCAAAGGGAACTGCCTGTGAGTATCTCCTGTTCTGggcaaggagggaagaagggactgCTTTGATCTCTCTGAGACATGAGGAGAATGGTGGAAGACAGAGAATGCGTGTGCAGATGACCAAGAGTCCTTGGCAAGGAAAGGCGGTGACTTTGAGGATTTGAGTGTCATCTTTGAATAGTGCTCTGGGAAAGGGGCAATCTTGGAGATGAGAGTGATTTTGAAAAGGAGAATTTTTCTGTGTTTGTATGACACCTGAGCTTGTTATTGAGGATTCTATGAGTGTTTCCCAAAGAAAGTCATTCAAAGTGTGCGAATAGGTAGATTGTGATAGGGACAGGAAAACTGAAGGTCTAGTTTGGACGTTTAATCTTTGTGCTTTCTCCAAAGCTTCTCCTGTGTGAGGCAGAGGCCCTGGCATCCCTGGTTTCTGAAGGGGCATCTGTACTAGAGCTGAACTGGCAGCTGGGAAAAGAAATTCGGAGACTGATAGCTCAGATCCAGGTGAGAGGACTAAAGAGTGATTGGGAAAGGGGGGGGATGTAATTGTGAAAACAAAGCTATGGATTGATAACAGTACTTTTGGAGACTGGGATGGGACTGCCTTCTGAAGGTTAGGATTCCCGTTGAATATACTAGTGAATTGCATAGATTTTTTTATAACCCCATTAATGCTAAGAACAGAGCAGATGACTGAATGGGAAAATAACATTCTGCCAGGGACAAAATAGAGGAAGCTAAAATATAGCTAGCTTTTTGGAGATGAGCCTGGTGAAGACACTATATTTGAGATAATATCAGGATTAGAGAATCTTAAAAGCTAGAAAGAATTTTACTGATGGGAAAATTGACTTGTCCCATAGCCCAAAAGTGGTAGTTCTGGGACTGGAACTCAGATCTCCTTGCTATCTGTCCTATATTCTTTGTGTTAAAAACTTCATTGTCAAACGGGAACCTGGAAAAGACTAGCCTGGAATTTGTGAGACAAGTCAGGGCTAGGATTTCTCCACAGAATAGACAGCTGAAAATAAAGCCTTATAATCTCTGTATGTAGAGCAGGAGCCATGAAAATACTCAGAGATTGAGAAGAGGGAGGCTGGGACAGGAGGATCTCTGGGGCCTGTCACATGGCAGTTGTGGGGGAAGTCTTAGGGGAGGAaacaggggcttgtgggaacccCAGGGAGCAATCTGAGTAATGTGCAGTCAGGTGAAAGTAGAAGCTCTTGGAGATAGCACAAGTGTGGGAGGTGACATTATCTGAGAAAATCACCCATGTTTCTGGCCCATTGCTTGAAATAAGAAGACGAATCCTTGGCTAAGGATAGGCTACTTAGTAACAGCTGGCAGAAAAAGAGATGCTTGGATTCAGTTTGCTCATTTACATTTGTGTATTTGTCTACCTGGTTATACTCATAcgggtgcacacacacacatattctagttcttttcttcGGCTCATGttagtcttcccatgtttctttgaCTTCTTCATGGGGTCACCGTTTTTCAGGTATCAAGTCCCATTTCTTCATTTGCCAACAAATGAATACCCACCTTGTTGCCAGTTGTTGTCCTACAAGAGAGTGCTGCTGCCACTTTCTGTCATTGTTATCCCTGAGATAAGTGCTCAGTGGTGGTGACTCCATGGACCCTAGGAGAGGGACAGTTTCATTAATTGCTTCTCATAGAACTCCAGGATTTCTCTAGAATATTTGAGGCATTTCTTTGGTAGGCCTTTCATGCCTCTCTCTGCTTGTTCATGGTGtcaatgcttttttctttccggAAATTAATTTCAGAGATCTGGGGCAAAGAAAGGGAAGCTAAGCTTGAGCTAGGGCAGAGCCCAATGTAAACTCTTTTCTCCCACCCTCTCAGGTCCTGCCTGAGAAGTATCTGTGTCTCTTCTCCCGAGAATGTTGGCAACAAGCAGCTAAGGGTTTCCAGCTCCACATGCCCCAGGGTCGTCACTGGAAGCTCAGGCTTCGATCTGGTAACCCCTCACCCTCAACTCCCAATGGGCCTAGAATTCATTCTCCTTGGTTCTCTCAATCAGTCCTTCAGTAAGCCTATAACTCAATTTCTTTGTCCCTGTGCccttcttttcccattcttcttatGTCCCCATGATTCTCCCCACCCAAAATCATAGAAAGAGGTTTCTAAGCTTTGCTTTCTGCCCTCCCCCAGAACTTCCCAGCATTCCCAGTGACTATGCAAAGTTGGTAGTGGGAGCTGTTCTGGGACCTGTGCTGCAAGGGGTACAGGGATTGCCCCCCCAGGCCCAAGGGCCCCCACTTACAGAGGCCTTGACTGCACTTCTTGATGCCTGGCTCAACCACATTCTCACACACAAGATACGGTTCAGGTAGGCCTAgaatgggagagaagaggaaatagcTGTGGAAAGGCCTCggggatggagaaaggagatGGGCTAGAAAGAGTGAGAGTTGGGTCTAGGGGGATGACCTTGCTCTCACTTTCAGCCTGCAGGGAGCACTGCAGCTGAGGCAGGATTTTGCAGTTATTCGGAGTTTGCTGGAAGAGGAGCAGTGGGGTCTGTCCCCTGAACTTCGTCAGGCTTTGCTCACACTCAGCATCTTCCAGCG
Encoded here:
- the CCDC142 gene encoding coiled-coil domain-containing protein 142, with the protein product MSRTSRSGGFLPPLWPAAPGEPGGVWQDSKFEPGALWPPRSQPWWTRALKGQDGAVREGEEADCSGRGARRSSFSGPGLPVALQRLRAVLLRLQREREELLVARDCARSLQTVLGFLRAPRPLAALAPLCWELFPHSAHGPSLRLRAHGDPQLRPLARPLALAVMRLDMAVEEQLKSLGQASPSPSLVPQISELLQLLPVYHQMLAVAGIPRAAQPFPPGRVLNLLARERGRQGAERLWVALQEAELRPQLHTLCREERELLPGLLGLLGDTGAPGSGSRGLGGSRQLWGQYWSLFWVACAQNLGGRLGPWEDTQKAVQELRQALNQASLPQECEKELTSLCHYLLRQTLTWTWDQGFCRALGSVCGDRGIVSMAWDGSPCMHTTGLFRQLFPLLISALGEPGSASCQFPGPGPPPLVLGLCTLQATTLWLLSKCQQYLASWAPGPLLLLTQRELPLLLCEAEALASLVSEGASVLELNWQLGKEIRRLIAQIQVLPEKYLCLFSRECWQQAAKGFQLHMPQGRHWKLRLRSELPSIPSDYAKLVVGAVLGPVLQGVQGLPPQAQGPPLTEALTALLDAWLNHILTHKIRFSLQGALQLRQDFAVIRSLLEEEQWGLSPELRQALLTLSIFQRADGALLCLLQQPMPRSRSYGGSPCCCTCNKIQIPELPSSSLNSLENLEPPSLRPGVTFVQTAQLLSNLRGGGPNPEAYLAGNQQAWLALRQHRSTRWHLPAFLCMRTTPEP